atcatccGTTCGTAGACCTCCTGGTTGACGAGCAGGTGGTTGACGAGAGACTGGAAAACCGTGCCAGTGGTATCGGCGCCTGCCAGCAGAACCAGCAAGACTTCGGCCTTCAGATAGTCCATATCAAGGGGCTTGCCGTCCTCCGTGCGGGCATCGATGAACGTTTGCAGAAGATCCACACGACCAACATCTTTGCCTTCAGCGATCTCGCGTAAGCGTTGCTCAATTAATCGATCCCGGAAGCGCATCAGCACTCCAATACCCGTATTATCTTCAGGCTTGGCCACTAGGTACTTCTTCATGAACGTGGTCTTCATCCAGCTGGTAAAGGGATGCAGGCGCGCGAGGAGACCAAACGCAGGGAGGCCGTCGTGGAAGCCCTGAATGAGACCTCCAACATCTTTGCCCTGTTCGATAAAACCGAATGGCGCCCCAAAGCCGATCTCACTGATTACATCGTATGCGACGTATCTATTGATTTCCCGAAGTTCCAGTTAGTTCGATTCTACGCGGATCGTGTTTGGCGGTGGTTGACTCTTACACTGCCCACCATGCGAAATCGAACTTTGCACCAGTGCTGGCAAAGGTCTCGTCCAATTTGTTCAACCAATCGTCGATCCGGGCGTCAACCAATGGTTCCATCCGCGTTACGTTGGAGAAACTATACTATTTGAGTTGTCAGATCGGGCTTTGCTGGGCCGGATTGATATGCATGAATGTACATACAGGACCCGCAATATGCTTGCGAAACGCCGCATGGGTCTTGTGTGACCGAATGTTAAACAGTGATTCGGTCTCTCCGAACGACCCGGTGATATAGTGACCTGTTTTATCTGCATTCCGGTGGTAGATGTCTGGCAGTTTCGTGGGGTCGCTGACAAGAAGGAGCGTTGGAGTGATCCGTACGACGGGTCCTGCAAGCCATCCACACATTAGCTCAAGGATCCCTGCAGCGGAGGCTTGAAGGATCATACCGTATTTCTTGGTCAGTGCATAGACCGTAGGCACTTCGGTCTCACGTAGATTATGCCATGCGATCCAAAGTCTGGTTACGCTGCCCCAGAAAGGGCCCGGAAAGACGGACAAGGGGTGGAAAAAGCGATAGTACACAATCTGATAAGCGAATCGGAGGGCGACATATGCACCCAAGGCAAGGATGACGTGGGTAACAGTGAACATTGCGACCAGGTCCTCCCCTGCAAGAACCATTATCACGAACGACCCAGATCCACGAACAATAATGAAAAGGACGCAGGATCagtaagaaagaaaaaggaatcAAAACTCGACAGGATGGCTTGCCCCCCAGTATGGCTTATGCCAGAAATAGCCGACGATTGTCGTGGAAACTGTGCATCATTTCACTTATGAGCTATGTTGTACTTTTTGCGGTCCAGCCCAAAATGTCGGAGGGAGAGCGAATAGCCGTGCACTTGGGTATAATCTCACCACCACTTCCTTGTGATGATCCTCTTTAGGGGGTCACCGACGTGTTTGATTAGAAATACGTGATGCAGCTAACTACTCTACCATTCTGAGGGGCCGCTCTGGGAAAAGTTTTCCACCATTTGCTCTCCAATCATGATCGCTTTATACCAAGTGCTTTCTCCAAAAGCCGGGAATTATTGGCTTGAGTTCTGACCCCAAGTGCCGCGGGAATCAACTGAACAATATCCATCCATAGCGAATGCGCCGTCGCTCTAGTGCGGGAGGCCGAGCGTTTTAGGGCGTACTGGTCTTCGGTGGGTGGAGGCTGATAGGCCGCGAGAGATTGAAGCCGTTTCAGACTCTCCAAGAGCAATtcttctgcatcaaacaGACTACTGTCCCCTGTCCATGGCGTTTGTTCGACCGTGAATCTTGCTGCTTGTCTCCTGCGGGCACAAGCCTCGTCGTCAATCTACCGGGGCCTACCTTAGAAAATTCTTAATAAAATTCCATTTCTTGACTGACAGGGCGTGCTAACGTGGATCCACAGTGATCCACCGGGAACTGCGAGTCCGCGACAACATCGGCTCTGTGTATCCGTCGTGTGTTATCTCTTTGGTGTGGGGACCATCAAGCTAAAGATTGGGCGGACGATGTCTGTCGCGCTCCGGGAGGGCTTCCGCGGCTCTATCCCATTTGATGGCTCGGCTGCATCGGTGCCACTTTTGATACTCCGGAACTAACAAGCGAGAGATGGGCGAGGACTCTGGTTCTCGCCCGTGTGATAGATCCACAATGTCCGTATTATATACAATCGAGATTTAATCGAAAATGTAACGTGAACTGACTCGGCCAAGTACACCAAATCCCGACCGCTGGTGACAGGACAATGCCATTGCTTGATCATCTCGATTCATGCATCTGCCACACAGGTAAGACGTAACTCGCTTTTTAAGGGGGCAAACCGAAAGAGAGaattaagaaataaaaagagcaaaagTACCGAAGGATGAAACTACAGCTTAGTGTAAGGCAAAAGTGGGGAGTTTACGAACTTCCGAATAGGCAACAGGACAGAAGcgaaaataaaataaaataaggTAACACCCTAATAGGAAATAAATCAGAGAAAAATAGGAGAAATTAAAACTATGTATTCCAAAACACTTCGAGAATTGAAAGCTGTTTATGTCGCTATAGCCTCAACCTCCCAATTTCGGGGCCCTGCCGTCTCACTACCCGTTTGGGAATTTTATAAGAAGGCACTACTTTACCTTCCAGAgctctactccgtaccaaCGTATTGTCCGTGCCAGGTTCTGATTGTGTACCTAGCTACTGGTGAGGAGTGATGCCGAGTCATTAGTGACCCCAGACGGACGTAGTTGCCGGCCGAGAGATTGAATCATTAGTTTtgttgtacggagtacggagtataggtACAAGGAGATACGCACCCTAGGCAGGAATAGTTAGTG
The sequence above is a segment of the Aspergillus oryzae RIB40 DNA, chromosome 3 genome. Coding sequences within it:
- a CDS encoding cytochrome P450 (cytochrome P450 CYP2 subfamily) produces the protein MVLAGEDLVAMFTVTHVILALGAYVALRFAYQIVYYRFFHPLSVFPGPFWGSVTRLWIAWHNLRETEVPTVYALTKKYGPVVRITPTLLLVSDPTKLPDIYHRNADKTGHYITGSFGETESLFNIRSHKTHAAFRKHIAGPYSFSNVTRMEPLVDARIDDWLNKLDETFASTGAKFDFAWWAVYVAYDVISEIGFGAPFGFIEQGKDVGGLIQGFHDGLPAFGLLARLHPFTSWMKTTFMKKYLVAKPEDNTGIGVLMRFRDRLIEQRLREIAEGKDVGRVDLLQTFIDARTEDGKPLDMDYLKAEVLLVLLAGADTTGTVFQSLVNHLLVNQEVYERMMEEIDTASRKGLIPETIPQYDAIQEHLPYYVACVRETLRLNPPAPNIFPRYVSEPGIELFGKFAPAGTEVTGNPWIMHRDTALFGEDAEEFRPERWLDPEKAKLYNKYIFTFGYGTRVCLGRDIAMEELFKGPLQPSARFEVKGGIGYWRDMWVSINRRPAVKPL